Proteins from one Acidihalobacter prosperus genomic window:
- the eutB gene encoding hydroxyectoine utilization dehydratase EutB has protein sequence MAAEAGAPTPADIYRARARIAGRVARTPLLSSPRLARACGADSVSLKLEMLQPSGAFKLRGATHALLALAPETRARGVVTASTGNHGRALAWAARAEGVACTVCLSALVPANKVAAVRELGAEVVLAGDDQDAAVAEALRLAETRGLGYIPPFDHPDVIAGQGTLGLELLEDAPDLDTLLVPLSGGGLLAGVALAVKAVKPDVHVVGISPQRGAAMIESLRAGRPVEVAEETTLADSLGGGIGLDNRYSFALVRALADTVVQVSEAEIAAAMRELHRHERLVTEGAAAVGAALLARGEVPGGGRRAVVLVTGNNVDMDRFTRLICERD, from the coding sequence GTGGCGGCTGAGGCCGGCGCGCCGACCCCGGCCGACATCTACCGCGCCCGCGCCCGCATCGCCGGGCGCGTGGCGCGCACGCCGCTGCTGTCCTCGCCGCGTCTGGCGCGCGCCTGCGGCGCCGACTCGGTGTCGCTCAAGCTGGAGATGCTGCAGCCCAGCGGCGCCTTCAAGCTGCGTGGGGCGACGCATGCGCTGCTCGCGCTGGCGCCCGAGACCCGCGCCCGCGGCGTGGTGACCGCTTCCACCGGCAACCACGGCCGCGCGCTGGCCTGGGCCGCGCGCGCCGAGGGCGTCGCCTGCACCGTCTGTCTGTCCGCTCTGGTGCCCGCCAACAAGGTCGCGGCGGTGCGCGAACTGGGCGCCGAGGTGGTGCTGGCCGGCGACGACCAGGATGCCGCGGTGGCCGAGGCCCTGCGCCTTGCCGAGACGCGGGGCCTTGGCTATATCCCGCCCTTCGATCACCCCGATGTGATCGCGGGGCAGGGCACCCTAGGCCTGGAACTGCTGGAGGATGCGCCCGATCTCGACACTCTGCTGGTGCCGCTGTCCGGGGGCGGGCTGCTTGCCGGGGTGGCGCTGGCGGTGAAGGCGGTCAAGCCGGACGTGCATGTCGTCGGCATCAGCCCGCAGCGGGGTGCGGCGATGATCGAGAGCCTGCGTGCCGGGCGTCCGGTCGAGGTCGCCGAGGAAACGACGCTGGCCGACAGCCTGGGTGGCGGCATCGGCCTCGACAACCGCTACAGCTTCGCCCTGGTGCGCGCGTTGGCGGACACGGTCGTCCAGGTTTCCGAGGCGGAAATCGCCGCCGCGATGCGCGAGCTCCATCGTCACGAGCGCCTGGTGACGGAAGGGGCGGCCGCGGTGGGCGCGGCGCTGCTGGCGCGCGGCGAGGTGCCCGGCGGCGGTCGCCGCGCGGTCGTTCTCGTCACCGGCAACAATGTCGACATGGACCGGTTTACCCGACTCATCTGCGAACGAGACTGA
- a CDS encoding aminotransferase: protein MSQQATTPRDSAGLAELEAADRAYVLHPSTQLKAHAQGLSGGPQIITGGQGATIRDAHGNEYLDGFAGLYCVNIGYGRTEVAEAIARQAHELAYYHSYAGYSNEPLIELSERLIRMAPAGMSRVYYGLSGSDANETQIKLVWYYNNILGRTTKKKIISRHRAYHGSGVMTGSLTGLPVFHQAFDLPMPQIRHTLTPHYYRREDAGMSEREFSQYCADELERMILEEGPDTVAAFIGEPVLGTGGIIPPPEGYWEAIQAVLRRYDILLIADEVITGFGRLGTTFGSEKYGIEPDLMTLAKGLTSAYAPLSAVMVGERVWRVLEEGADRLGALGHGWTYSGHPLGTAAALANLDIIEREGLVERARTTGDYLLAGLREALADSPIVGEVRGAGMLAAVEFARDPAARLPFAPKHKVGVRIYEACRARGVLARAMPHGDILGFAPPLVLTRAEADRIAETAREAVAAVADELVGQGALSGG from the coding sequence ATGAGCCAGCAAGCCACCACCCCACGAGACAGCGCCGGCCTGGCCGAGCTGGAAGCCGCCGACCGCGCCTATGTGCTGCACCCGTCCACCCAGCTCAAGGCGCACGCCCAGGGCCTTTCGGGCGGCCCGCAGATCATCACCGGCGGGCAGGGCGCGACCATCCGCGACGCCCACGGCAATGAATACCTCGACGGCTTCGCCGGGCTGTACTGCGTGAACATCGGCTACGGTCGCACCGAGGTGGCCGAGGCCATCGCACGGCAGGCACACGAGCTGGCCTACTACCACAGCTACGCCGGGTATTCGAACGAGCCGCTGATCGAGCTGTCCGAGCGCCTGATCCGCATGGCGCCGGCGGGCATGAGCCGGGTGTACTACGGCCTTTCCGGCTCCGACGCCAACGAAACCCAGATCAAGCTGGTCTGGTACTACAACAACATCCTCGGCCGCACCACCAAGAAGAAGATCATCTCGCGCCACCGCGCGTATCACGGTTCCGGCGTGATGACCGGCAGCCTGACCGGCCTGCCCGTGTTCCATCAGGCCTTCGATCTGCCGATGCCGCAGATCCGGCATACGCTCACCCCGCATTACTATCGCCGCGAGGATGCCGGCATGAGCGAGCGGGAGTTCTCGCAGTACTGCGCCGACGAGCTGGAACGCATGATTCTGGAGGAAGGGCCGGACACGGTCGCCGCCTTCATCGGCGAACCGGTGCTCGGCACCGGCGGCATCATCCCGCCGCCCGAGGGCTACTGGGAGGCGATCCAGGCGGTGCTGCGCCGCTACGACATCCTGCTGATCGCCGACGAGGTGATCACCGGCTTCGGCCGCCTGGGCACGACCTTCGGCAGCGAGAAGTACGGCATCGAGCCCGACCTGATGACCCTGGCCAAGGGCCTGACCAGCGCCTACGCGCCGCTGTCCGCGGTGATGGTCGGCGAGCGCGTGTGGCGCGTGCTGGAAGAGGGCGCCGATCGCCTCGGCGCGTTGGGCCATGGCTGGACCTATTCCGGCCATCCGCTGGGTACCGCCGCCGCGCTGGCCAACCTCGACATCATCGAGCGCGAGGGGCTGGTCGAACGGGCGCGCACCACCGGCGACTATCTGCTGGCCGGCCTGCGCGAGGCGCTGGCCGATTCGCCCATCGTCGGCGAGGTGCGCGGCGCGGGCATGCTGGCCGCGGTCGAGTTCGCCCGCGATCCGGCGGCGCGGCTGCCCTTCGCACCCAAGCACAAGGTCGGCGTGCGCATCTACGAGGCCTGCCGCGCGCGCGGCGTGCTCGCCCGCGCCATGCCGCACGGCGACATCCTCGGCTTCGCGCCGCCGCTGGTGCTCACCCGCGCCGAGGCGGACCGCATCGCCGAAACCGCGCGCGAGGCGGTGGCCGCCGTGGCCGACGAGCTCGTGGGGCAGGGCGCGCTGAGTGGCGGCTGA